A region of Asticcacaulis excentricus DNA encodes the following proteins:
- a CDS encoding LacI family DNA-binding transcriptional regulator, with amino-acid sequence MADEGRTAKRITLKDVAKAADVSLASASYAINGTGSLGREVRAHILRVAADLGYRQNLSARAVRTGRTGTLGLILPDFANPFFTALAQAVMRRARASGHYVIIADTEGDIGLEQQAIASLIERGADGLVWFPVQDLDAQTVTPGLPTVVMDRKATGLSLVLADYFGGGQQAAAHLLAGGHRKVGLVSGPMSLSSMTERCEGFRAALSGHAECVFHVETAFSDDLEPAVGAAIDRRDVTAIFAGTDQIALAIVRRAARSGLRVPEDLSVIGFGDAPWVGTSAPALTTVEMPIEDMANEAVDRLLQRDTGTPARVVFDTTLIVRESTRTLA; translated from the coding sequence ATGGCGGATGAGGGGCGCACCGCGAAACGTATCACGCTGAAAGACGTGGCTAAAGCCGCCGACGTCTCTCTGGCCAGTGCCTCCTACGCCATCAATGGCACGGGCTCGCTGGGCCGGGAGGTACGCGCCCATATCCTCAGGGTCGCCGCCGATCTGGGCTATCGACAGAATCTGTCGGCGCGGGCGGTACGCACCGGGCGCACGGGGACGCTGGGGCTTATCCTGCCCGACTTCGCCAATCCCTTCTTCACCGCCCTAGCGCAGGCGGTTATGCGTCGGGCGCGCGCCAGCGGCCATTACGTGATCATCGCTGATACCGAAGGCGATATCGGACTGGAGCAGCAGGCCATAGCCAGCCTGATAGAGCGCGGGGCCGACGGACTGGTGTGGTTTCCCGTGCAGGACCTCGACGCCCAGACCGTAACACCGGGATTGCCGACCGTGGTGATGGACCGTAAGGCGACGGGTTTGTCGCTGGTGCTGGCCGACTATTTTGGCGGTGGGCAGCAGGCGGCGGCACATCTGCTGGCGGGCGGTCACCGTAAGGTCGGCCTCGTATCCGGCCCGATGAGCCTCAGCAGTATGACCGAACGCTGCGAAGGCTTCCGCGCCGCTTTAAGCGGCCATGCTGAGTGCGTTTTTCATGTGGAAACCGCCTTTTCCGACGATCTGGAGCCCGCCGTGGGGGCGGCCATCGACCGCCGCGACGTCACTGCCATTTTCGCCGGTACGGATCAGATTGCGCTGGCCATTGTCCGACGCGCCGCACGCAGTGGGTTGAGGGTGCCCGAAGACCTGTCGGTTATCGGCTTTGGTGACGCGCCGTGGGTTGGTACCTCGGCCCCGGCCTTGACGACGGTCGAAATGCCCATCGAAGACATGGCTAATGAGGCCGTGGATCGCCTGCTGCAACGCGACACCGGCACCCCTGCGCGGGTCGTTTTTGACACCACCCTGATCGTGCGGGAATCGACGCGAACGCTCGCGTAA
- a CDS encoding MFS transporter gives MSNASPAAITGHKPVNSPAQVLLASLIGTTIEFFDFYVYATAAVLVFPSLFFPTSDPTSALLQSFATFSIAFFARPVGAMVFGHFGDRIGRKATLVAALLTMGISTVLIGCLPSYAQIGVVAPLLLSLCRFGQGFGLGGEWGGAVLLATENAPEGKRSWYGMFPQLGAPIGLLLSSGAFWVLLHFISQEDLLSWGWRVPFIASLALIGVGLWVRLSITETPEFQAAIDKEERVKVPLVEIFGRHKRSLFLGTFVALVTFVLFYIGSAWLLSYNVKVLKIPFVEALEVQILGSIAFGLFIPLSAKLAERFGRREILILTTALIAVFSFALAPLMGNEGGIFVFSVAAMALMGMTYALIGTALAAPFPANVRYTGASLTFNFAGIVGASLAPYAATWLQANYGLSYVGYYLLVAALITLVCIFASGKDEV, from the coding sequence ATGTCCAATGCCTCTCCGGCGGCTATCACCGGCCACAAACCCGTCAATTCACCGGCGCAGGTCCTGCTGGCCAGCCTGATCGGCACGACCATCGAATTTTTCGACTTCTACGTCTATGCCACGGCGGCCGTGCTGGTCTTTCCGTCCCTGTTCTTTCCGACCAGCGACCCGACTTCGGCCCTGCTGCAATCCTTCGCCACCTTCTCCATCGCCTTTTTCGCGCGTCCTGTCGGGGCCATGGTGTTCGGGCATTTCGGCGACCGCATCGGGCGCAAGGCGACGCTGGTGGCGGCGCTGCTGACCATGGGGATTTCCACCGTCCTGATCGGCTGCCTGCCCAGCTATGCGCAGATTGGCGTGGTGGCCCCGCTCCTTTTGTCCTTGTGCCGCTTCGGGCAAGGCTTTGGTCTGGGCGGCGAATGGGGGGGCGCCGTGCTGTTGGCCACCGAAAATGCGCCGGAAGGCAAGCGGTCCTGGTATGGCATGTTCCCGCAATTGGGGGCGCCTATCGGCCTGCTGCTGTCGTCCGGGGCCTTCTGGGTGTTGCTGCACTTCATCTCGCAGGAAGACCTGCTGAGCTGGGGCTGGCGCGTGCCGTTTATCGCCTCTCTGGCCCTGATCGGGGTCGGGCTGTGGGTGCGTCTGTCGATCACCGAGACGCCGGAGTTTCAGGCCGCCATCGACAAGGAAGAACGGGTCAAGGTGCCGCTGGTCGAAATTTTCGGCCGGCACAAGCGCTCATTGTTTCTCGGCACCTTTGTGGCACTCGTCACCTTTGTACTCTTTTACATCGGAAGCGCGTGGCTCCTCTCCTACAATGTGAAGGTGCTGAAAATCCCGTTTGTGGAAGCGCTTGAGGTGCAGATTCTGGGCTCGATTGCCTTTGGTCTGTTTATCCCCCTGTCGGCCAAGCTGGCGGAGCGCTTTGGCCGCCGCGAAATCCTGATCCTGACCACAGCGTTGATTGCGGTCTTCTCGTTCGCGCTGGCGCCGTTGATGGGCAATGAGGGCGGCATCTTCGTCTTTTCGGTGGCTGCCATGGCGCTGATGGGTATGACCTATGCCCTGATCGGTACGGCGCTGGCGGCCCCCTTCCCGGCCAATGTGCGCTATACAGGGGCCTCCCTCACCTTCAATTTCGCGGGCATTGTCGGGGCGTCGCTGGCCCCCTATGCCGCGACGTGGCTTCAGGCCAATTACGGGCTGAGCTATGTCGGTTATTACCTTCTGGTGGCGGCGCTGATCACGCTGGTCTGCATCTTCGCCTCCGGCAAGGACGAGGTTTGA
- a CDS encoding response regulator has protein sequence MAEGLALVIEDSMTQANIVGRMLKDEDWDYVVARSLAECHDVLLQQRPNLIFVDVFLGEDNSLDHITQIRDRALDATIAIMTAGSRDASVDSTLKLARSTNVDYVLRKPFSRQQMRAIVESAQADASEGRKRKHALVIDDSHTVATLTAQTLSDNGYRVSIAHSMEEALDNEDIAHVDLIVSDIFMPGMGGLQGIRVIKSTWPNVRILAMSAGLDARVSSDRATSAAMAAGADAEIQKPFRPVELINTAIKLMAS, from the coding sequence ATGGCTGAAGGACTGGCGCTGGTTATCGAAGACAGCATGACCCAGGCAAATATCGTCGGGCGGATGCTCAAGGACGAAGACTGGGACTATGTGGTCGCGCGCTCCCTGGCCGAATGTCATGACGTGCTGTTGCAGCAACGGCCGAACCTGATTTTCGTCGATGTGTTTCTGGGCGAAGACAATAGCCTTGACCACATTACGCAAATCCGCGACCGCGCGCTGGACGCCACCATCGCCATCATGACCGCCGGGTCACGCGACGCTTCGGTGGACAGCACGCTGAAACTGGCGCGCAGCACCAATGTCGATTACGTCCTGCGTAAGCCCTTTTCGCGGCAGCAGATGCGCGCCATCGTGGAGTCGGCGCAGGCCGACGCCTCTGAGGGCCGCAAGCGCAAGCACGCTCTGGTCATTGACGACAGCCATACGGTGGCGACGCTGACCGCGCAAACCCTCTCGGATAACGGCTATCGGGTGTCCATCGCTCACAGCATGGAAGAGGCGCTGGACAACGAAGACATCGCCCACGTCGATCTGATCGTCTCGGACATCTTCATGCCGGGCATGGGCGGGCTTCAGGGCATTCGTGTGATCAAATCGACCTGGCCCAATGTGCGAATTCTCGCCATGTCGGCGGGTCTGGATGCGCGCGTCAGCTCGGACCGCGCCACGTCGGCCGCCATGGCCGCCGGGGCCGATGCTGAAATTCAGAAGCCGTTCCGCCCGGTCGAGCTGATCAACACGGCTATCAAGCTGATGGCTTCTTAA
- a CDS encoding flagellin, with protein MNSINTNVGAMQALQMLNATSKELNATQARISSGLKIASAKDDASGWVMAQGQRAQIRALDAVKESLSRNGSVVDVAMTAGESISDLLMELKEKALAASDPSLNTTARRALNDDFVAIRNQIAQSIRNATFNGVNLLNGSRTSIAALANADGSDTLTVMAQNLSLGGSILTLSSGAGFASAMSAQGLIATLDSSISNISVAMARLGASSRALDRHTTFIGKLQDTLEVNVGRLVDADMAKESSKLQALQLKQQLAIQTLSVANRSQSFLLQLFGR; from the coding sequence GTGAACTCCATCAACACCAATGTCGGGGCCATGCAGGCCCTGCAAATGCTGAACGCGACCTCGAAAGAGCTGAACGCGACGCAGGCGCGTATTTCCTCCGGCCTGAAAATCGCCAGCGCCAAGGACGATGCGTCGGGCTGGGTCATGGCACAGGGTCAGAGGGCCCAGATACGCGCGCTGGATGCGGTCAAGGAATCTTTGTCCCGCAATGGCTCGGTAGTGGATGTGGCCATGACCGCCGGCGAGAGTATTTCTGACCTTTTGATGGAGCTGAAAGAAAAGGCGCTGGCCGCCTCTGATCCGTCGCTGAACACCACGGCCCGACGCGCGCTGAATGACGATTTCGTCGCCATCCGCAACCAGATTGCTCAGTCGATCCGCAACGCCACGTTTAACGGGGTCAACCTGCTGAACGGATCGCGCACCTCGATTGCGGCTCTGGCCAATGCCGATGGCAGTGACACCCTGACGGTCATGGCGCAAAACCTGTCTCTGGGCGGCAGCATCCTGACCTTAAGCAGCGGAGCGGGTTTTGCCAGCGCTATGTCGGCGCAGGGACTGATCGCTACGCTGGACAGCTCGATCAGCAATATCTCCGTGGCGATGGCGCGTCTGGGGGCATCCTCCAGAGCGCTGGACCGCCACACGACCTTTATCGGCAAGTTGCAGGATACGCTTGAGGTCAATGTCGGCCGACTGGTCGATGCCGACATGGCCAAGGAGAGCAGTAAACTTCAGGCGCTTCAGCTCAAGCAGCAACTGGCAATCCAGACCCTGAGCGTCGCCAACCGCTCACAATCCTTTTTGCTGCAACTGTTTGGGCGATAG
- the serS gene encoding serine--tRNA ligase: MHDIKALRETPEAYVKGWSSRGRESAQADVDALLSLDKALRAAKTAFETNQAQLKKLSGEIGKAKAQKDEARAAELMTEVEGLKGAIAEAQETERQTEEDLRTLLASLPNIPFDDVPLGEDEGGNVEIRRHGAPNILSFPAKDHADLGEALKLMDFEAAAKMSGSRFVVLKGQLARLERAIGQWMLDTQTTEHGYTEVNPPVLVKDHALFGTGQLPKFEEDLFFALSGDNFDISAEDLLEWPIHDAAQAIMAVNLKLMQSGRLALIPTAEVSLTNLVREAITAEEELPLRLTALTNCFRAEAGSAGRDTKGMIRQHQFQKVELVSITTPEQSAAEHERMTECAEAILKKLDLSFRTMLLCTGDMGFGARKTYDLEVWLPSQNTYREISSCSNCGDFQARRMDARTRKAGEKGTRFLHTLNGSGLAVGRTLVAIMENYQDEGGRIAIPSVLQPYMGGLTHIG, translated from the coding sequence ATGCACGATATCAAAGCCTTACGCGAAACACCTGAAGCCTATGTCAAGGGCTGGTCATCGCGGGGCCGCGAGTCGGCGCAAGCGGATGTTGATGCGCTGCTGTCGCTGGATAAGGCCCTCCGCGCCGCCAAGACGGCGTTCGAGACCAATCAGGCGCAGTTGAAGAAGCTCTCCGGTGAAATCGGCAAGGCCAAGGCGCAGAAGGACGAAGCGCGGGCCGCGGAACTGATGACCGAGGTCGAGGGCCTGAAAGGCGCGATTGCCGAGGCGCAGGAGACCGAGCGTCAGACCGAAGAGGACCTGCGCACCCTTCTGGCCTCGCTGCCCAATATTCCGTTTGACGACGTGCCGCTGGGCGAAGACGAGGGCGGCAATGTTGAAATCCGCAGACACGGCGCGCCGAATATCCTCAGCTTCCCGGCCAAGGATCACGCCGATCTGGGTGAAGCGCTCAAACTGATGGACTTTGAAGCGGCGGCGAAAATGTCCGGCTCGCGCTTTGTGGTGCTCAAGGGGCAACTGGCGCGGCTGGAGCGCGCCATCGGTCAGTGGATGCTCGACACCCAGACCACCGAGCACGGTTATACTGAGGTCAATCCGCCGGTACTGGTCAAGGACCACGCGCTGTTCGGTACGGGGCAACTGCCGAAATTTGAAGAGGATTTGTTTTTCGCCTTGTCCGGAGACAATTTCGACATATCCGCTGAAGATTTACTAGAATGGCCAATCCACGACGCCGCACAGGCAATTATGGCAGTGAATCTAAAACTCATGCAAAGTGGTAGGCTAGCGCTCATCCCCACCGCCGAAGTGTCACTGACCAACCTTGTCCGCGAAGCCATCACGGCGGAAGAGGAGCTGCCGTTGCGTCTGACGGCCCTGACCAACTGCTTCCGCGCCGAAGCGGGTTCGGCGGGCCGCGATACCAAGGGCATGATCCGTCAGCATCAGTTCCAGAAGGTCGAGCTGGTGTCGATCACCACGCCGGAACAGTCGGCGGCGGAGCACGAGCGCATGACCGAATGCGCCGAAGCCATCCTCAAAAAGCTCGACCTCAGCTTCCGCACCATGCTGCTGTGTACGGGAGATATGGGCTTTGGCGCGCGCAAGACCTATGACCTTGAGGTGTGGCTGCCGTCGCAGAACACCTACCGTGAAATCTCGTCCTGCTCCAACTGCGGGGATTTTCAGGCCCGCCGCATGGACGCCCGCACGCGCAAGGCCGGTGAAAAGGGCACGCGCTTCCTGCATACACTGAATGGCTCAGGGCTCGCGGTCGGCCGCACGCTGGTGGCCATCATGGAAAACTATCAGGACGAGGGCGGTCGTATCGCTATTCCGAGCGTGCTGCAACCCTATATGGGCGGGCTGACGCACATCGGCTGA
- the tatC gene encoding twin-arginine translocase subunit TatC → MNDLVTKDDLHPDEAEIEASRAPLMDHLIELRSRLIWMVVAFVAAFLLCFGFAEPIYIFLTHPYEMANRMFEASRAHGGHGAGPFDLIEIILGLKEVPQAKNSVALITTAPLEFLFTKMKMAGFGAVILSFPVIAWHLYRFVAPGLYKRERMAFLPFLIAAPVLFVMGALLVYFIILPMVLWFSLSQQILGAGAVTVQLMPKVSEYLSLVTTLMLAFGACFQLPIVLTLLGLTGMVSSKMLSSGRRYAILGIVVVAAVVTPPDPISQLMLAIPIVLLYEISILCVRMIEWRRKEPSIVS, encoded by the coding sequence ATGAACGATCTGGTGACCAAAGACGACCTCCACCCGGACGAGGCCGAAATCGAGGCGTCGCGCGCGCCGCTGATGGACCACCTGATCGAGTTGCGCTCGCGTCTGATCTGGATGGTCGTGGCCTTTGTGGCGGCCTTTCTGCTGTGCTTTGGCTTTGCCGAGCCCATCTACATCTTCCTGACCCATCCCTATGAGATGGCCAACCGCATGTTCGAGGCGTCGCGCGCCCACGGCGGGCATGGGGCAGGGCCGTTCGACCTGATCGAGATCATTCTGGGCCTCAAAGAGGTGCCGCAGGCCAAGAACAGCGTGGCGCTGATCACCACGGCGCCGCTGGAATTCCTCTTCACCAAGATGAAGATGGCGGGCTTTGGCGCGGTTATCCTCAGCTTTCCGGTGATCGCCTGGCATCTCTATCGCTTCGTGGCCCCCGGCCTCTATAAGCGCGAGCGCATGGCCTTTTTGCCGTTTCTGATTGCCGCGCCTGTGCTGTTCGTCATGGGAGCTCTGCTCGTCTATTTCATCATTCTGCCAATGGTGCTGTGGTTCAGCTTGAGCCAGCAGATTCTGGGGGCAGGGGCCGTCACCGTGCAACTGATGCCCAAGGTGTCGGAATATCTGTCGTTGGTCACCACCCTGATGCTGGCCTTCGGGGCCTGCTTTCAGTTGCCGATTGTCCTGACGCTGCTGGGTCTGACCGGTATGGTGTCATCGAAAATGCTGTCGTCGGGCCGGCGTTACGCCATTCTGGGGATCGTGGTCGTCGCCGCCGTGGTCACGCCGCCGGACCCCATTTCGCAGCTCATGCTCGCCATCCCCATCGTGCTCTTGTACGAAATATCGATCCTGTGTGTGCGGATGATCGAATGGCGGCGCAAAGAGCCCTCGATCGTAAGCTAA
- the tatB gene encoding Sec-independent protein translocase protein TatB codes for MLPGIGGSELVLIAVVALIVVGPKDLPKLLRQLGRFVAKMRSMADEFRTSFDDMARQSELDDLRKEVEALRSGNVTSPVIDDIREDMRRIEGEINDAIPPKGHYYSDSVDVPSPDAYDHGHTPADFGKPSLTDEPDVPNPAADPAATEPTPKPRKPRAKKAAEAPENAPVMAEAETDAPAPKPKRSRAKKTTETLPS; via the coding sequence ATGCTGCCCGGTATTGGGGGCTCTGAGCTCGTACTCATTGCGGTGGTGGCCCTGATTGTGGTGGGGCCCAAGGACTTGCCGAAGCTGTTGCGGCAACTGGGTCGCTTTGTGGCCAAGATGCGCTCCATGGCCGACGAATTCCGCACTTCTTTTGACGACATGGCGCGTCAGTCGGAACTCGACGATCTGCGCAAGGAGGTTGAGGCCCTGCGCTCCGGCAATGTGACCTCGCCGGTCATCGACGACATCCGCGAAGACATGCGGCGCATCGAAGGCGAGATCAACGACGCCATCCCGCCCAAGGGCCACTATTACAGCGACAGCGTTGATGTGCCGTCGCCCGATGCTTACGATCATGGCCACACCCCGGCGGATTTCGGCAAGCCGTCCCTGACCGATGAGCCCGACGTGCCCAACCCGGCGGCGGACCCTGCGGCAACGGAGCCAACCCCAAAGCCGCGCAAGCCGCGTGCGAAGAAAGCCGCAGAAGCCCCTGAAAACGCACCGGTTATGGCCGAAGCCGAAACAGACGCCCCTGCGCCCAAACCCAAACGCAGCCGCGCCAAAAAGACGACTGAGACTCTCCCGTCATGA
- a CDS encoding twin-arginine translocase TatA/TatE family subunit, translating into MGSMSIWHWAIVAVVALLLFGGRGKLSGLMGDAAKGIKAFKDGLKDEDVKKDEAKPETAKTVTDKDAA; encoded by the coding sequence ATGGGTAGCATGAGCATCTGGCACTGGGCCATCGTCGCGGTTGTCGCGCTGCTGCTGTTTGGCGGCCGTGGCAAGCTGTCGGGCCTGATGGGCGATGCCGCTAAGGGCATCAAGGCGTTCAAGGACGGCCTTAAGGACGAGGACGTCAAGAAGGACGAAGCCAAGCCCGAAACGGCCAAGACCGTCACCGACAAGGACGCGGCCTAA
- the scpB gene encoding SMC-Scp complex subunit ScpB, with product MTPDLSAKLDIERAIEALLFAAAAPLSAADLARRLPEGADVGKALAALKARYADRGVTLEVVADKWQFRTAADLGYLMVEEREEPRRLSKAALETLAIIAYHQPVTRAEIETIRGVGLSRGTLDVLHEMNLIRLRGRRRSPGRPVTYGTTEHFLEVFSLPSLHDLPGAADMRAAGLLDLNVPADFVIPEPGGAREAEDPIGLEEMEQVEFAQDFFESADGERD from the coding sequence ATGACCCCCGATTTGTCTGCCAAACTCGATATCGAACGCGCCATTGAGGCCCTGTTGTTTGCCGCCGCTGCCCCCCTGTCGGCGGCCGATCTGGCGCGGCGTCTGCCCGAAGGCGCGGATGTGGGTAAGGCATTGGCGGCCTTGAAAGCGCGTTATGCCGACCGGGGTGTGACGTTAGAGGTCGTCGCCGACAAATGGCAGTTTCGCACCGCGGCCGACCTCGGCTACCTGATGGTCGAAGAACGCGAAGAACCGCGCCGTCTGTCGAAGGCGGCTTTGGAGACTCTGGCCATCATCGCCTATCACCAGCCGGTCACGCGGGCGGAGATCGAGACGATCCGCGGCGTCGGTCTGTCGCGCGGCACGCTGGACGTGTTGCACGAGATGAATCTGATCCGCCTGCGCGGGCGCCGGCGCTCACCGGGCCGCCCGGTCACCTACGGCACGACCGAGCATTTCCTGGAGGTCTTTTCCTTGCCCAGCCTGCACGACCTGCCCGGCGCGGCGGATATGCGCGCCGCCGGTCTGCTCGATCTCAATGTCCCCGCCGATTTCGTCATCCCGGAACCCGGCGGTGCGCGGGAAGCCGAAGACCCCATCGGCCTTGAGGAGATGGAACAGGTCGAGTTTGCACAGGATTTCTTTGAAAGCGCCGACGGCGAACGCGATTAG
- a CDS encoding segregation and condensation protein A has translation MTGRGGALPGLENEVFQHRLDFTADAAPVPEIEADDALLLDLDGYEGPLHVLLELARQQKVDLLKISITRLAEQYLAFIQQARRLRFSLAADYLVMASWLAYLKSRLLLPVPERKKSDEPEPEELATALAFRLKKLEAIRKAVEAITSRPQLKRDVFARGDPQATVILPSSRLDVSLFDLMGAYVTQRQREIARHYDPTMRVEAFPLEDARDHLRDVLPQLSDWTPLDEIAPQPVGEGGPRRASYVASTLSAGLELTKEGLMQVQQLGTFDTLYLRRRPPLMEGR, from the coding sequence GTGACCGGGCGCGGGGGCGCTTTGCCGGGGCTTGAGAACGAGGTGTTTCAACACCGCCTCGATTTCACGGCCGATGCCGCGCCCGTGCCGGAGATCGAGGCCGACGACGCCCTCCTGCTCGATCTCGATGGTTACGAAGGCCCCCTGCACGTGCTGCTGGAGCTGGCGCGGCAGCAAAAGGTCGATCTGCTGAAAATCTCGATCACGCGACTGGCCGAGCAATATCTGGCCTTCATCCAGCAGGCACGACGTCTGCGTTTTTCGCTGGCCGCCGACTATCTGGTGATGGCCTCGTGGCTGGCCTATCTCAAATCGCGTCTGCTGCTGCCGGTGCCCGAACGCAAGAAAAGCGATGAGCCGGAACCGGAAGAACTGGCCACCGCGCTGGCCTTTCGCCTGAAAAAGCTGGAGGCCATTCGCAAGGCGGTGGAGGCCATTACCTCTCGACCTCAGCTCAAACGCGACGTGTTTGCGCGCGGTGATCCGCAGGCCACGGTCATCCTGCCGTCGTCGCGTCTGGATGTGTCGCTGTTCGATCTGATGGGGGCCTATGTCACTCAGAGGCAGCGCGAAATCGCCCGCCATTACGACCCCACCATGCGCGTCGAGGCCTTCCCGCTGGAGGATGCGCGCGACCATCTGCGCGATGTGCTGCCGCAGTTATCGGACTGGACGCCGCTCGATGAGATTGCGCCGCAGCCGGTGGGTGAGGGCGGTCCGCGCCGCGCGTCTTACGTCGCCTCTACCCTGTCGGCCGGGTTGGAACTGACGAAAGAAGGCCTGATGCAGGTGCAGCAACTGGGCACGTTTGACACGCTTTACCTGCGCCGCCGTCCGCCGCTGATGGAGGGACGATGA
- the nagZ gene encoding beta-N-acetylhexosaminidase, protein MLNIKQKAKVSAAIYGCAGLELTAAEQAFFAAKKPLGFILFKRNIDTPEQVRALINALKAAAGHPDVLILVDQEGGRVQRFKAPHWPSYPPAAAYEAVANSPFEQREYVRMGAQLMAHDLRALGVNVDCAPVLDVPQAGTHDVVGDRAYGLTAETVAVMGRAAAEGFLAGGVLPVIKHAPGHGRAQVDSHHELPVVKARRDELEKADFLPFAVNADMPLAMTAHVVYTAIDRRNPATTSKKVIKVIREEIGFDGLLLSDDIGMGALKGPVGARARASLRAGCDIVLHCSGDLEEMKAVSVFVPTIRGKVQQRLERALLRLKHKVEPLNVEEARGRLQVLLHRPVTVREEYEDFVDPTAYQEVY, encoded by the coding sequence ATGCTGAATATCAAACAGAAAGCTAAGGTTTCCGCCGCCATCTATGGCTGTGCCGGGCTTGAGCTGACCGCCGCTGAACAGGCGTTTTTTGCCGCCAAAAAGCCGCTGGGCTTCATCCTGTTTAAGCGCAATATCGACACACCGGAGCAGGTCCGCGCCCTGATCAACGCGCTGAAAGCGGCGGCCGGGCACCCCGATGTGCTGATCCTGGTCGATCAGGAGGGCGGCCGCGTGCAGCGTTTCAAAGCCCCGCACTGGCCGTCCTATCCGCCCGCCGCCGCCTATGAGGCCGTGGCCAATTCTCCGTTTGAACAGCGTGAATACGTCCGCATGGGGGCGCAACTGATGGCGCATGACCTGCGCGCGCTGGGCGTCAATGTGGATTGTGCGCCGGTTCTCGACGTGCCGCAGGCCGGGACGCACGATGTGGTCGGTGACCGCGCCTATGGCCTGACCGCCGAGACCGTGGCTGTCATGGGCCGGGCCGCCGCCGAAGGCTTTTTGGCCGGTGGCGTGCTGCCGGTGATCAAGCACGCGCCCGGTCACGGTCGCGCACAGGTCGATTCGCATCACGAACTGCCGGTCGTCAAGGCGCGTCGTGATGAGTTGGAAAAGGCCGATTTTCTCCCCTTTGCCGTCAATGCCGACATGCCTTTGGCCATGACGGCGCACGTCGTTTACACGGCGATTGACCGCCGCAACCCGGCCACCACCTCCAAAAAGGTGATCAAGGTCATCCGCGAAGAGATCGGCTTTGACGGCCTGCTGCTCAGCGACGACATCGGCATGGGCGCGCTGAAAGGACCCGTGGGGGCACGGGCGCGCGCGTCTCTTAGGGCTGGTTGCGACATCGTCCTGCATTGCAGCGGCGACCTTGAGGAAATGAAGGCCGTGTCGGTCTTTGTGCCAACCATCCGCGGCAAGGTTCAGCAGCGTCTTGAACGCGCGCTCCTGCGCCTTAAGCACAAGGTCGAACCGCTGAACGTCGAAGAGGCGCGTGGCCGCCTTCAGGTGCTGCTGCACCGTCCGGTCACCGTGCGCGAAGAGTACGAGGATTTCGTCGATCCGACCGCCTATCAGGAGGTCTATTAA
- a CDS encoding SPOR domain-containing protein, producing MVEDNERGTYTPPTEDHLSYDSRRPAPKRDQTPITLIASFIVLVVLLLAVVLFYNSGLNTRKVSDVGDPLTAYKDGNIEEAKPLSDEDLLDPSVNQEAHASGTAPVFANDTEAPQAREAASAAAPAAPSVNENLLPPATQPTQPTQPAPAATKPAQPAPVATKPAEPVKTADAKPEPKPVVATTSGGASVQIGAFSSQAIADREFAALASSYGLFVGGTRKVVEKVDRDGSTFYRTSFSGFASKDKAQQFCNALKSAGKTCFVK from the coding sequence ATGGTGGAAGACAACGAACGCGGCACCTACACGCCGCCGACCGAGGATCATCTGAGCTACGACAGCCGTCGTCCCGCGCCGAAGCGGGATCAGACCCCGATCACCCTGATCGCGTCGTTTATCGTGCTGGTGGTGCTGCTGCTGGCGGTCGTGCTGTTCTATAATTCGGGCTTGAATACGCGTAAGGTGAGCGATGTCGGCGACCCGCTGACGGCCTATAAGGACGGCAATATCGAGGAGGCCAAGCCGCTGAGCGATGAGGACCTGCTGGATCCGTCGGTCAATCAGGAAGCCCATGCCTCGGGCACCGCGCCGGTCTTTGCCAATGATACCGAGGCCCCGCAGGCCCGCGAAGCCGCTTCGGCGGCGGCACCGGCAGCCCCCAGCGTTAATGAGAACCTGCTGCCGCCGGCCACCCAGCCGACACAACCGACACAGCCTGCGCCCGCAGCCACCAAACCCGCGCAACCGGCCCCTGTGGCCACGAAACCCGCCGAACCGGTCAAGACCGCAGACGCCAAGCCCGAACCGAAACCCGTTGTGGCGACGACCTCCGGCGGCGCATCGGTGCAGATCGGCGCCTTCTCCTCGCAGGCCATCGCTGACCGCGAATTTGCCGCCCTGGCCTCGTCCTACGGCCTGTTCGTCGGTGGCACGCGCAAGGTGGTCGAAAAGGTCGATCGCGACGGATCGACTTTTTACAGAACCTCCTTTAGCGGCTTTGCCTCCAAGGATAAGGCGCAGCAGTTCTGCAACGCGCTGAAATCGGCGGGCAAGACCTGTTTCGTAAAGTAA